The Clostridia bacterium genomic interval ATACTTTAGTCTTCATATTTACCTTTCACTTTGGATATTACATCTGAAACCTCAGAATACTCATATCCCTGCCTTAATAAATAGTCTTTTAATTTACATAAATCTTTATAATCGGGGGTTTGTCTCCCCTTTATTAAACTTGAAAGTTTCATATCTGCTACTTCATATATTTTACTTTCATCATAAAAATCTGAAATAACGCTACAAATTATATTACTATCTATCCCTTTTTTAAAAAGTTCTGCCTCTATATACTTTTTGCCTTTGCCCGTTCTAAACTTTGCCTTTGCAAAGTTTATGGCATAGTCAAAGTCGTCAACATACCCTTTTTCGTCAATATAATTTATTACATAGTC includes:
- a CDS encoding RecX family transcriptional regulator, whose translation is MVVTEVRKSSFSKKLTEVYIDYEYAFSLYENQIKKFNIKENLEIDNYRMEEIIKEVKKNALNDALRTVLISDSTKGIIKKKLKSKKYPDEIIDYVINYIDEKGYVDDFDYAINFAKAKFRTGKGKKYIEAELFKKGIDSNIICSVISDFYDESKIYEVADMKLSSLIKGRQTPDYKDLCKLKDYLLRQGYEYSEVSDVISKVKGKYED